AAGGATATCTATTTTTTAAAGGAGTCGTAACTGATGTTTACAACCAAAGAACTTGTTAAGGTGGCTATGATGACCACTTTGATTATTATTTTAGGCTTTATTCCTGCTATCCCGCTAGGCTTTATCCCAGTCCCTATTGTTTTACAAAACTTAGGTGTCATGTTGGCTGGATTGATGCTGGGTGGTAAAAAGGGAACCTTATCTGTTTTCTTATTTTTAGTGATTGGCCTTTTCTTACCTGTTTTCTCAGGCTCAAGAACAACCATTCCAGTATTGATGGGGCCATCTGCTGGCTATGTTATTGCCTACCTTCTTGTGCCTATTGTCTTTTCATTACTTTACCGCAATTGGTTCTCAAAAAGCACGCCATTAGCATTCCTAGCTCTTTTAATCTCAGGAGTTGTACTGGTTGATGTTCTGGGTGCTATCTGGTTGTCAGCCTACACTGGCATGTCTCTTGTGACATCGCTTTTATCAAACTTGGTCTTTATTCCAGGAGATACCATCAAAGCAATCATTGCGACCATTATCGCTGTTAAATACAAAGATAGTTTTTTGAATACAAAACAGTAATCTAATCATCAAATAGTTAAGTTGTGTTGAACAGGTCTTGGCAGATTTATCTGCTAGGACCTGTTTTTGGTGGGTCTCAATCCTCTTTGAC
The genomic region above belongs to Streptococcus pyogenes and contains:
- a CDS encoding biotin transporter BioY, with amino-acid sequence MFTTKELVKVAMMTTLIIILGFIPAIPLGFIPVPIVLQNLGVMLAGLMLGGKKGTLSVFLFLVIGLFLPVFSGSRTTIPVLMGPSAGYVIAYLLVPIVFSLLYRNWFSKSTPLAFLALLISGVVLVDVLGAIWLSAYTGMSLVTSLLSNLVFIPGDTIKAIIATIIAVKYKDSFLNTKQ